The genomic stretch CGTTGAGTGTATGTAGTTTATTAAGCAGGGTGTGTTTCGTTTGCtgcgttgggtgtatattgtatattcaattgggtgtatctcgtgaattcatttgggtgtattattaGTATGTTAAAAAATGATGATTGTTTGCCTTCCAGAATGGACTCCAAAAAAAGAAAGCAGAGGCAAGAGGACTCAGATTCTGATTCAGAATCTGAATCTGAACCAAGTGATGAGTAAtgtcctgaaattattactcctttcttttggctTCATTATAAAGATTTCGTGTATTAACTGAAGTGTCTATTATTAACTTATAGGAGCGAAGAATCATCACCTgcggagaaggagaagaaaaagaaaaaaacaaaaacaacaccAAAAAAATAAGCAATTCTTTGGATAATATtctgtgataaaattaattttttatttctgattggtactcttttttttccacccagaacacaacaaaaaaagaaaaaagttgttGTGGAGGATTCACCTCCTGAAGAAGATCAATACTTTGACGAGTACAGTACCTCGTAAGCTATATTACGGTCTATCatcgtaattatttttgttaacatCTTATTTCATGAATGTAGTGAGAGATATGAAATATCAAGTGACGAACTCGATGAATGGCTAAGGGAAAACGTTGATAAATCTGCTGCAGAGGGGTATGTCTTGCTGGGCTGTGTATTTGAGATTTTGGTGTCTTTTATTTGCTAATAATTGTATCTTGTTTCGCAGGGAGAACCAAGTTGACCTGCGATCGACAGAAGGTCGCTATGTGTCCTCTGAAACGTAAGaagctttattatttaataaaatcttgttatcatGATTTGGATGTATTTTGTGGAACCATTTAGGTGTATTTTGTGGATCAAGTTGGGTGTATGTTGTTTATTAAGTTGGGATATTTCGTTTgttttgttgggtgtatattgtccaTTCGGTTGGTTGTATCTTGtgcattcatttgggtgtattttatacCTGTATCTTATTTTGTCTGAATAACATGAAATCTATTTAGACTACCGGCTGTGAACTTGGGAAGTGATGATCCTTCCTCTCAAGGACGCACAGAACAGAGTAGTGTAAACCAGCCGTCACAGagcatgtaatttctctttcaaataaccgttacttttgttcttctattaccttctacttctaattctgtatatattttttttagaaaaaaaaccctttattattttattcaagaaaaaaaaggcaggaaaaaaaagcaaaaactgcaagtatgtaagttctcaaaaaacaaagcctgtcttctttttgaattgttcgggtgtattttttgaccttctttgggtgtattttaggttGAGTCCGACTGATTCGAATATGATGGTTGTGAGGGAACAAACACCGTCGGAAGCGCTTGCAGTGTGAGTTTTCCCAAGAATATTTCAAACTTATaaccttattattttcaaatacgttgttaacctttcatttttcttcttgtttagagtctCGATCCAGGTTTTTGTGCCGGCATTCCAAACAACCACTGACACAGATTTCGAACCAACCCCTATGCTACGGATTGAAGGGACTACAGAAACGTAAGAAATAGTATTGCGTGTATATTTGTTTAgggtttgggtgtatatttgctaacagtttgggtgtatattgttcctgatcaattttttttacgCCATGATTAATTTTGTGTAACTGTGCAGCACTTCTGAACCCCCCAAACAACTTCAAGAAACCACACCCACGTTTCCCCCCAGCTCCAACtaaaatgtaagttcatcagACTAAAATCAATCTTTGCTTATCATCCGTATATTCTTATTCTTACTCTTATTCTTATACATCATGATGCAGTCATCCAGCCGCAGAAGACGCTGCTGCCCTGTTGATGATGGCACGGACAGCAACCTATGTTCCTAAAACAGATCCAGGGATGCCATCATTCAGCCTTGGATTGACTGATTCAAGCCAGGAGGGGGCGTCAACGCAGGAGACAGAAAGGAAAAAATCTCCAGAAACTGCAAGTATGCTAGAACAATTAGACAGTTTGGTCCAAAAATTAGCAAGCAATGCGGCGAAGGGAAAAGACGAAAGTCCACAAATTCAGAGGGAGATTGGGGGAGAAAGTTCTGCAAAGTTTGAAACTCCTGGGGGAATAAATCAAATTCCAGATGATATGAAACAAAAGTGCTACATCTGGGGGACGAGACTGAAGGAAGACGCAGATGGCAATACTAACGAGTATGAGGAGATGTGCACTCTGATTGGCCAAGGAGAATACATTTTGATGAGAATGCACCTTGCATCCCTCCAGGCAAAAAGTGATATAGAATCTCAGGTAATATTAGActaacattaatgtttttacACCAAAGTCAACTGCaatttttattaatgtaaaattaattttggcaTATATTTCTAGATTGTATATGCCATCTGCCTCATCCTAAACCAGAAAAATGCAAAGAGGTTTCAGGAACAAATATACTGTCTGCCCCCCGATAGTGTGGTAAGTGTTACTTCTACgaactttgggtgtattttctgtattaatttgggtgtattttttagGTTCGATTGGGTGTAAGTTGTGTATTTTCAGTATTTCATTTCTTGTTTCGCAATTCTTGCAGAGCATGGCACTTTCGGATCACCCAAAGGGGGAATTCATATCAccgaaaatgaaaaagaaattcaGGGTGGAAGCCTACCCGAGTTTCATTCCCTTCatagatagaaaaaaattaacttcgcatccatatgtaagttttcgtttgctaaatttgttagtacgcttatttacttatatgccaaataaaataacacactGTTGAAATGTGGCAATCCTTCAGATTTTTGCTCCTGTTTGCCACTCGGGGCATTGGTGGTTATGGCTGATAAATACAACAAAGCGGAAATGTCAAATACTTGACCCGCTACACAAAAAAGCTCCAAGCGATGAGAGAAAGGACATTAATAAATTCACTGTAAGTTGCCTCTGTCTTCTTTACTTTAATAGATAGGTCTATTTCGTTAGttgtgttgggtgtatattgtccaTTCAGTTGGGTGTATCTTGTCCATTCATTCGGGTGTATTTTCTGATTTGTTTTGGTATTTAAGGGATATGTATTTTCAAGATTGATAACATATGCCGGCGGAGAACCTCTGCAGAAAGGGGAGAACGAGAAGAAAATTAAAGCATCATATGTTAAAATATCAGGCCAAAAAATAAGGTATAAATTTGTGACTCTGAACATTAAACTTTCCTAAAtgagatttgtaatttattttcttcgttTTCAGCTACGACTGCGCTATCTACGTTATGAAGTGGCTTGAGTTAATTGAGCCGGAAAATATCAAAAAGAGGAAGTATGAATGGGATAATTGGCCACAGGTAACTGTCTTTAGAACTATATAACTCTGTATTACTTTACTGAATTAATATTGCTGTTTAAACAGAATATACTTTTTAATTGTAAGAGGAGGTGGACCACTATAGAGTGGAGTATGCTTCCCAGATACTATTCAGTGAGATGAATAAACAGAGAGATCGGGCAATTAGAGAGAGTAGTGCTATAAGGCTGTCGAAGCCATCCTCTGTATTATTGAGTCCGTTTTGTCAGATTAATTCTGCTGATATAGAAACTGGGTAATCCAACTGCTGGGTAGTATGTAAATTGAACAAATGATGTAAATATTTGCCATTTATCAACAACTTCTATTCCATGTATATTTTTTCCCATAGTTAAACTATCTGTGCTGGTAAACTGTCTGTGATGTATTCAAAAACTGTATTACAGGTGGTAAAATATGAAGCAAAAAATCAAGGCATATATAAACACAAATTATAAACTGTTACACCCAACGCAAGTCTAATAATACACCCAAGATTGCataaaatatacacccaactgtctgtgctgtattcaaaatgtatgaattacatgtactaaaatatgaagaaaaacatCAAATGAAATATACACCCATAACCTGCGAATTTTTACAGCTTTTGTTCTATATGTATCTATATATGTGTCTATATGTAAATTGTgaattaacaaaaatacacccaaaagaaagagtgcttttacacccatattctataaaactatacacccaaagagTTATCCCCTGCTGCTGGTACCCTGAGCTGATAATTCATAACGTGTCCTTGATATTGGCTGGAATTTGAATGCGccgctgatgcagcatcaaacaGGTTTATTTGAATATAACACTCACACATTAGCTAAACTATTAAcgagaaaaataaactcaatcgccacaaatttaaagaacattacttttacctcgcttaaaactttcgtcttcttcttctttgtggcatttgcaatctgtttctccagctttgaacctagcctgttttttggacgtcctcttgttcgaatccttggcgggctttgaagctcgttaacggattccaagttggcgtcTTCGTGGGATAAAGAAGATGTCCCCTTCCTTTTGGCTTTTAATGCTTCCATCTCGGCCATGGCGTTATCGTACGCACGGTGTAGAATTGCAGTCAGCTCCTCCGATTCGGAGGCAAATTCGCAAATATTTTGCGAACAAAAAACTAATTGGTTGAACCTCTTACTTCTTGGCTCCATTAGTGGCTCgtcgtggctgctcttgatgtgtgtgtgtcgcctctttaccttcttgctccatcgttcCAGTATATATCTAGGGGACACTTGGCTTACTTGTTCGAAGCTTAACACGCTTAGTGCGTGATGGCACAGTATCCCTCTCgactcgaataataagcattggCATTTTACCTCGGCTGCAACTGAGTCGTAGGTAACCGCGAACTTGTTGAATATTGAGCTAGAAACTTGTTCTCCGACTTCGTATATTGAATAGCCTAGAGCGGAATTCTTTAATCTGGTGATGCAATTCGCCTTTCCTCTGAATTGTGCTTGGACTTCCCTAAACTTTGCATGAGTGTACGCatcttgaaactgagcttcaatggaggatttggttgcacacggtatgaccgtatgaaaatctgcagcatctgattctctctctgcttgctcCCTGCTTCCGAGGCAATTATCGTATTGTTTGACGAACTGAATAAGCGAGCTATTCCGGGTGATgtacttgttaaaaaatgaatgcatgctctcgctcctttgtgtgcttctcatccctgcctaaaagtggtgatccagatatATAGGAACCCATATGTGACGGTCTTCGTacagatctgcataatacacccaaacacagactgTAAAATACACCCGAGAGAACATACAATTTACACatctgctgcagattttaaaaacacattacctgaaagccacttgttgtccgcaagaccaaaattcagcagaaaatcgttccaattcctatcgaatgagtctttgctatgagagttccaaacaacatggCTCATTTCTTGTTCGATATTGGCATGTCCCTTGTAcccgtttaatttgcttggaatcttcttcatgatgtgccaaatacactagcggtgaactgttgttggcatacaggcctctaaagcccttttcattgatgcgcactgattggtgagaaaccctttcggagcgtttcctcccatgcaacgaagccagcattgaaataaccattcgaatgattcaatttcttcgttcttcatcaaagagcatccgagaagtgttgactgaccgtggtgattcaccccAACAAAAGAACTACAGaccaaattatacctgaaaCAAATTACCATGGTCCAGAATGCAAAATCATTAGGTACACCCCAACAAATGCTTCGAATACACCCAATGAAACAGCCAATATACACCTCTGCTGCGGATtcgtaaaaataaattaatttagcatcataaacagggacagtttgttacctgtttgtattgtaggtggtgtcgaatgaaatgacgtctccgaaatactcaaaggcggctctgcttcttgcatcggcccaaaaagccagcttaatcgattgatcctcctcgagttcaagctcaaaaaagaaattcagattcttctctttcattcttaagaaatatttcccgaattcctttgcatcttcttgttcggaaacattccgcacttccctggtaatgtaattcctcacgtcctttttgataaaatttaactcgcggtgacccccggcagccgcaacaaatgattggtaggTTTTGCTTGGTCTGATACCGGCCTCCTCATTATTCTCTATCGTACGACgaatggacatgcttagttccctgtgctgtttgagcatctctgctttgcttggacagcaggggtgtgaatgatccagcacaacctttgaaatgatccaagcaccgacatccttcaatgtgtgtatataaattcttgcaggacagtttaaaccggctgtcggattggtcttctcggtcggagatattttagatttccattttccctctctgctacatgtaatcagttgattcttaatctcgtttcccttcctatttgtgcaccgaactcttgtagagaaacctgcagcattggcgtagttcctgtaaaattttccagcatcttcaagggtggtAAAGGTCTTTCCGACCTTCGGAACAAGCTCGTCATCAACAACTGAGAAAGGCTGCACAATACACCGTGTCAGAACTGtgaatacacccatagatatgattcaaatacacccaatcatgtctAATATGATACACCCGAACCGCAACAACTCAACTACGGAATGACCTTTAAAGccataaactgtaaatacacaGGCTGCAGAATACGCCAtgttaaaaactaaaaacacacACAATCATGTCTAATATAATACACctgaacaacaacaactcaattaaaataacaaaaaaccagtaaagtgtagatacacccacacttctagctaaaatacacccaaagaagaaTTGATCTACACCCGAGCATCTGCTATAAATTCTAGGTAAATAATCACAACTAATACATTGAATCGACAGATTCATGTTAACGTGTTATTTTCACAGTCAATGTTCAGCAATTTTTCAACTACACAATGCTATACAAATTACTGAAAGGAAATTCATACTAATCCTatgtaaatcaaacctcaggaacttcgttagattcaaattcataatccacTTCGCCTAGATTCAGCTGACAATCTGAGGTTGAAtgatccattatcttcaaaacgagttcaaattttgatttcagaaaacaacaaatcaaaatagaaaacgaagctcgagttgcagagagagaaaaaggtaacgtaaacgaagaacataccagtgagaaaaggagaggaaaagaacgatggagaagaaggaggaaagacgcgcgagaagaagaacaaccaaatttcaaaataacgaaaacgaagaaggaaacaaatattttatatttggtaGTTAGATATACGCAGGATGTTATATAGTGCGTGTAATCAACGTACGTGGAGCAGCGCgtattttgattttattgtttaatgaacttgtaaagcatacaagccctaatggcttgtatgcagagctttttcgtataaattaaatatggtttaattactccattaattcttataattttttttaaatttgtaattaggtatttatattttttattgaattccTACAATGCTTTTAAtgttgtaattaattttttttataaaaatgttaaaattaatagaatattttttataaaaaatatgtggttaaaaatttaattagattcTTAATTATGGATACCTTccatttataaaaaatatttcgtTAATTTTAACATATTTTACATGGACAAGGCTtaattataaaactaaaaagtaatataaaaaaactaagaacctaattaaaaaattatataaaagtttaattaaaaattttgtaaaattataaaaattaatagagTAATTATCCTATTAAATATTAATGTAAGTATGTAACACGTCTCGTCATATGAACATTTTATCTTTCCATCTCAATATTTAATAGAGTAAACTATTTGTATAAACGAAAATAGAAGTCTTTAAATTTTACAAgtttgaaacaaaaaaatttatagacTTTATGGGGACCAAAAGTTTATTAAgcattttattatttgatatatattgaaaatattttatgttcacTGTAGATGGGACCCAAGCAAAGGGAACATAAACTACAGAAAGGTTGATATGCCACGTGGCCACCTCAGAATGGTTCTGTTCATGAAATCCCacagtatatatataaaaataaattgaagaGTTGTTACAGAACATATATCCACATTATTATCCAAACAAACACCACCATAACATAATCACAAATATTAATACATGATGGCTCATCACCAATTCACAGAAGATTTTCAAAGCATGATCATGAAACCTTTCTTGGATATTGATCCAAGCATGGATCTCATAAATCAGTTCATAGGTTtgaacacaacaacaacaacaacaacaccaCATATGAACATGTGTGACAACTTGTTTGgatctcatcatcatcaagatGATTTTCCAGGAAACTTGGAAGAAAGTTTCcatcaaaatcatcatcatcatgtcAACAATAACAATGCATCATCAGTAGTAGTCCCAGTaatttcttcttcccttctcaATTATTCTCCATCagaaaatgaagaaatccaTGAAGGTAAAAAGAGAAAAGCAACAACTTCAGGAAACTCAACTCCTGCAGCTTCTCATCATAGTCAAAGCaagattattaaaaataatgtaaGTTAATTAATTGTTTTCTTCAATGATATTCTTTTTGGCATGTACATACAATTTTTACTAATCTCTCTCTGACCATTAAATTATGTTATATATTAccttaaaaataaacaaaagctTATTATTATGTTGGTATATGTAGTTTATATTTTATGTGAATggtttaataataattattattattattaatatttcaGGGTTGTGGTAGAAGAGGTAAGAGAGTGAAGAGCAATAaaacagaagaagaagaggagaagaaacaAAAGGAAGTGGTTCATGTCAGAGCAAGAAGAGGTCAAGCCACTGATAGTCACAGCATAGCTGAAAGggtataatattatatatttaactaatttaatttaatttaatttaatttatcaaatg from Arachis stenosperma cultivar V10309 chromosome 9, arast.V10309.gnm1.PFL2, whole genome shotgun sequence encodes the following:
- the LOC130951715 gene encoding transcription factor BEE 1-like, which codes for MMAHHQFTEDFQSMIMKPFLDIDPSMDLINQFIGLNTTTTTTTPHMNMCDNLFGSHHHQDDFPGNLEESFHQNHHHHVNNNNASSVVVPVISSSLLNYSPSENEEIHEGKKRKATTSGNSTPAASHHSQSKIIKNNGCGRRGKRVKSNKTEEEEEKKQKEVVHVRARRGQATDSHSIAERVRRGKINEKLRCLQNIVPGCYKTMGMAVMLDEIINYVQSLQHQVEFLSLKLTAASTFYDFNSETDALETMQRARASEAKELGKYGKEGHGGVSCYQPNWPLV